In one bacterium genomic region, the following are encoded:
- a CDS encoding TolC family protein has protein sequence MFVAGLVPACAAASTLSLEEALATALQHSLKVELAGVERSQGKQALAEGVMSAFPDLSASYSTSGTSVAEVGDTWRFGFSLTQPVVDATVVFEVMRGFRENDYYRATSARTVGELILAVQSGYYNLAQGQALAASAEGQHRRAAGNLKIVARRYELGEANLADKLRAEADLLTKETELLSARNGVEENQRSFSDLIGLDRWEAIAAEELPLPEEPYELPTTVISAAVLEKNPDLAVLRMQVKASDVAYWSAWGDLLPALSFSYSRGSTFGGSIFPGEEGADTRYGVVVSLPLVDVADRVLGVTGARLDRKQSRLELAQARLDSRERLASLLATQELSHKEWESASKTVELSKEVYRLNVRSYELGAVSFDDLLQVEAELGQAERALIEATAGYWSSRAELNYLLGTSVEE, from the coding sequence ATATTCGTTGCCGGCCTTGTTCCGGCCTGCGCCGCGGCGTCCACGCTTTCGCTTGAGGAAGCGCTCGCGACGGCGCTGCAACATAGTTTGAAAGTGGAGCTGGCCGGCGTCGAGCGGTCGCAGGGCAAGCAGGCGCTGGCCGAGGGCGTGATGTCGGCGTTCCCCGATTTGAGCGCGTCGTATTCGACGAGCGGGACCTCCGTCGCCGAGGTGGGAGATACGTGGCGCTTCGGCTTCTCGCTGACGCAGCCGGTCGTCGACGCCACCGTCGTCTTCGAAGTGATGCGCGGCTTCCGGGAGAACGACTACTACCGGGCGACGTCGGCGCGGACCGTCGGCGAGCTGATCCTGGCCGTCCAGAGCGGTTACTATAATTTGGCGCAAGGCCAGGCGTTGGCTGCGAGCGCCGAGGGGCAGCACCGGCGCGCCGCCGGGAACCTGAAGATCGTGGCGAGGCGCTACGAGTTGGGAGAGGCCAACCTGGCCGATAAGTTGCGGGCCGAGGCGGACCTTCTCACCAAGGAGACGGAGCTGCTTTCCGCGCGCAACGGCGTGGAGGAGAACCAGCGGTCGTTTTCCGACCTCATCGGCCTCGACCGCTGGGAGGCTATCGCGGCGGAGGAGTTGCCGCTCCCCGAGGAGCCGTACGAGCTTCCCACTACGGTTATCTCCGCCGCCGTCCTCGAAAAAAACCCCGACCTCGCGGTGCTCAGGATGCAGGTGAAGGCGTCGGACGTGGCGTATTGGAGCGCGTGGGGAGACCTGCTCCCGGCGCTGTCGTTCTCTTATAGTCGGGGTTCGACCTTCGGGGGGTCCATATTCCCCGGCGAGGAGGGCGCCGACACGCGCTACGGCGTGGTCGTGAGTCTTCCCCTCGTCGACGTCGCGGACCGCGTGCTCGGCGTCACCGGCGCCCGGCTGGACCGGAAGCAATCCCGCCTCGAGTTGGCCCAGGCCCGGCTCGATTCCCGCGAGCGGCTGGCGAGCTTATTGGCCACGCAGGAGTTGTCCCACAAGGAATGGGAGTCCGCCTCCAAGACGGTGGAGCTTTCGAAAGAGGTCTACCGCCTTAACGTCCGGAGCTACGAGTTGGGCGCCGTCTCTTTCGACGACCTCTTGCAAGTGGAGGCGGAGCTGGGCCAGGCCGAGCGGGCGCTGATCGAAGCCACGGCCGGCTACTGGTCAAGCCGCGCCGAGTTAAATTACCTTCTGGGAACGTCGGTGGAGGAATAA
- a CDS encoding Spy/CpxP family protein refolding chaperone: MRQKILIIALVVSVALNVGALVTFAYRCATTPKPPEPPGRLAQELGLTDEQREMMREQREKSCREMEPLRREMDRKRGEVLALLKKPEVDVARRDQLFAEIADLQMRMELLTFENMCETKSMLRPEQQERFIAHVEERFQHQHEHFKRGPAHGPGGHKFEPRMMRERSGEGR; encoded by the coding sequence ATGAGACAGAAAATCCTGATAATCGCGCTCGTCGTATCCGTCGCCCTGAACGTCGGCGCGCTGGTGACGTTCGCGTACCGGTGCGCTACGACGCCGAAGCCGCCCGAACCGCCGGGCCGGCTGGCCCAGGAGCTGGGTTTGACCGACGAACAACGGGAGATGATGCGCGAGCAACGCGAGAAGTCATGTCGGGAGATGGAACCGCTCCGGCGAGAGATGGACCGTAAGAGAGGCGAAGTGTTGGCGCTGCTGAAAAAGCCGGAGGTCGACGTCGCGCGGCGTGACCAGCTCTTCGCCGAGATCGCGGACCTACAGATGAGGATGGAGCTTTTGACCTTCGAGAATATGTGCGAGACGAAGAGCATGCTCCGCCCCGAGCAGCAGGAGCGCTTCATCGCCCACGTCGAAGAACGCTTCCAGCACCAACACGAACACTTCAAGCGGGGGCCGGCTCACGGTCCCGGCGGCCACAAGTTCGAACCCAGGATGATGCGAGAAAGGAGCGGTGAAGGACGATGA
- a CDS encoding efflux RND transporter periplasmic adaptor subunit, with the protein MDKRRRNKIIRNLIIAVVLVVALVVILKIACRPPAPPDIEARELRPGNIVSTVSADGELRALDQVDISAEVVAKVEKVYVEEGDEVEKGQLLCVLDADAYRSQRDLYRSQLEQAKADYERGKALFEESLISEADFEGRRTTYEVAQARLEQSEDDLAKTRIYTPISGRVVRVEVEEGETVVMGTMNNAGTVMFTVGDLSAMQAEIYVDETDVANVAIGQPAVVTLDAMPDVEFEAVVSAIGYMPATATDAVSSEVTEFEVVLDLGDADARLRPGMTASAEITTAVRENVVTSPLQALGKNDVDGKMRDTVFVLDGGRVKLTPVKIGISDGTNTEITEGLEYGQVVITGPYKELRKLRDGDIVESVVIEGDKEWSDETAEGPGISARGLMHAIPHRR; encoded by the coding sequence ATGGACAAGAGGCGACGCAATAAAATAATAAGAAACCTCATCATCGCGGTCGTCCTGGTAGTGGCCCTGGTCGTGATTTTGAAAATTGCGTGCCGGCCGCCGGCGCCGCCCGATATCGAGGCGAGGGAACTCCGTCCGGGCAATATCGTGTCCACCGTGTCCGCGGACGGGGAGCTGCGGGCGCTCGACCAGGTCGACATTTCGGCCGAGGTCGTGGCGAAAGTCGAGAAGGTGTACGTGGAAGAGGGCGACGAGGTCGAGAAGGGGCAACTCCTGTGCGTGCTCGACGCCGACGCGTACCGTTCGCAACGGGACCTCTACCGCTCCCAGCTCGAGCAGGCGAAAGCCGACTACGAACGCGGAAAAGCGCTTTTCGAGGAGAGCCTCATATCCGAGGCCGATTTCGAGGGGCGGCGCACGACGTACGAAGTCGCCCAGGCCCGGCTCGAGCAGAGCGAGGACGACTTGGCCAAGACCCGCATCTACACTCCCATCTCCGGGCGCGTCGTCCGGGTGGAGGTGGAGGAGGGCGAGACCGTCGTTATGGGGACGATGAACAACGCCGGAACGGTTATGTTTACGGTGGGCGACCTCTCCGCGATGCAGGCCGAGATATACGTGGACGAGACCGACGTCGCGAACGTCGCGATAGGCCAGCCGGCCGTGGTGACCCTCGACGCCATGCCGGACGTCGAATTCGAAGCGGTGGTTAGTGCCATCGGTTATATGCCCGCCACCGCCACCGACGCCGTCTCGAGTGAAGTTACCGAGTTCGAAGTCGTACTGGACTTGGGCGATGCCGATGCGCGTCTGCGGCCGGGGATGACGGCGTCGGCCGAGATAACCACGGCCGTCCGGGAGAACGTCGTCACTTCCCCCTTGCAGGCCCTGGGAAAAAACGACGTCGACGGGAAGATGCGGGATACGGTTTTCGTCCTGGACGGCGGCCGGGTCAAGTTGACGCCGGTAAAAATAGGCATTTCCGACGGGACGAATACGGAGATCACCGAAGGGCTGGAATACGGCCAGGTAGTCATTACGGGTCCCTACAAAGAACTCCGCAAGCTGCGCGACGGCGACATCGTGGAATCGGTCGTTATTGAAGGAGATAAAGAATGGTCGGACGAGACGGCGGAAGGCCCCGGAATTTCGGCGCGGGGACTGATGCACGCGATACCGCACCGCAGGTAA
- a CDS encoding alpha-2-macroglobulin family protein — translation APALAITDVKADAAGTPAVAVTVGCRGIPELEVSLYEIDPARYPAFYDEFANAELDAGALPGVKREVETRTVPGSPPGSLYRVDEVTADWDELPAGLYLVEGRGGGERSRAVFLLNGAAVISASDGSQLYLGAVDAETGEPVPIDGVDAWLVRYADERFRKIASLEPVRLAAKSGADGLFVDLSPLPYSSSVYLVVHTSLGLSVYACGTRTGRCLPRQITGEIITDRPLYKPGDTVRYKVIFREVDFGNKTMAAVPGLEFELALYPEYWGTGEPLWSTTGVTDEYGTFAGELELPAGTKLGNPTLQAKVTVEGNDYYASGWFYLSEFEKPEYELKLKPLRDDYLSGETVEIEVGAAYYFGEPMAGGVVTYDVKCSTFRDARTEEEVMLVEGGKARLDEDGRGIISFKTPGAAERDNSLEIKVKAGDETAHLVEGSVGVSTYAGDRRVRISGEGYECLRGERAVLLIDVQDLDGESVGGEVKLEAYEEIRPFAGDPRRGELLAEAVVHVPAGEELRYELELDDPPNEVVVIGRTIGTNGGEHEQDIRFGFVDERKRSYERRDVTVEAGAERAAVGDDVEIKIKSLVEASSCLAAVYADEGSLSVRRVPLVPGEEGYTGSFALKIVPDYEPRVTVHVVVAAGGKSCYENWCGDTVEVENPSATITVDVAVDGTSYRPGEEVNLRLSCRAVDGSPAPADISVAAVDEALLALAADQTKDVPAEFRQKLSRPAKCRINDSFGNRGELAKVVFSFPYYEWPYGATGSDFLPIDVERWGPSARLIERVFLKEMYSPSVELYLDLGMQAEAAGEEGYGEGLVKVGGRPELPERLQGRNFVLPYAGYGPRHPEPGVADLGGEPYDLVESGIGGGGGGGGGSMEVRRDFADTAFWAPNVKTSGDGDASVSFTLPDNVTTWRVMALAMDRGRRFGWASDTFEVKKDVIARLKAPRYFVAGDVARLTAIGHNYLAEPQELTLALEEEGLTHVGGEATATRTVETGGREAMYHWVEASPVSEARVVTSAFCEAGSDAAEYKFPIYPRGSKVRQAYAGRLGDDVAHTMTVAEGAVPSSFAGELILAPSLAATLSHGLGFYRDYPYDCVEQTLNRFRVNAELAAAAADLGLEETTLTEGLSDAVAGGVRKLRETQTSSSRLYSGEERSDKRYGGGWPWSAGGPESPYVTAYILDGLHSLRENPFVPAATADDLERLYYNSREYVEQYFKDWRVDPSFQPEAVSLYIADVALRTGAVPPDDFTVRKVADYYFEARPAQEPMALALLASVLHQMGDDERLAVVMRNLDNGALVGPDDTVFWGKAPAETWRWWDDAVETTAKVLEVKLAYQPDDPNIPRMVDWLVDRRRGAAWKSTKDSAAAALALMKYIKANPELAAPIVASYKFGTREGGVELEPAAYEAPAEAVTFAWEDVAVGDNDLAITRTSGEGPAFYTAALEYYVEADAIPAVEGSVTLEREYYAIEREFKKGKVKEKKRPLDGPVKLGEDIEVVLEINSPYDFDYVVLEDPKPAGFIYLEDKSGYNWTAGAYVELWNRQRGALFERLPRGETVMRYRLRAEVPGTYTALPARVYGMYSPDIGSSTASAVVEVGE, via the coding sequence TGCGCCGGCGCTCGCGATAACCGACGTAAAGGCCGACGCCGCCGGCACGCCGGCCGTCGCCGTTACGGTGGGGTGCCGCGGTATTCCGGAGTTGGAGGTATCGCTGTACGAAATAGACCCGGCCCGTTACCCCGCTTTCTATGACGAGTTCGCCAACGCCGAGCTCGACGCCGGTGCCTTGCCGGGCGTAAAGCGCGAAGTCGAGACCCGCACGGTGCCGGGTTCGCCGCCGGGAAGTCTTTACCGCGTCGACGAAGTGACCGCCGATTGGGACGAGCTCCCCGCGGGCCTTTACCTGGTCGAAGGCCGGGGCGGCGGCGAGCGTTCCCGCGCCGTTTTTCTCCTTAACGGCGCCGCCGTCATTTCGGCGAGCGACGGCTCTCAACTTTACCTCGGCGCCGTGGACGCCGAGACCGGGGAACCGGTCCCCATCGACGGCGTCGACGCTTGGTTGGTCCGTTACGCCGACGAGCGGTTCCGCAAAATAGCGTCCCTCGAGCCGGTCCGCCTCGCCGCCAAGTCCGGAGCTGACGGCCTGTTCGTCGACCTCTCGCCGCTGCCTTATAGTAGCTCCGTATACCTTGTCGTGCACACTTCGCTGGGGCTCTCGGTCTACGCCTGCGGCACGCGCACCGGTAGGTGTCTGCCTCGCCAAATAACGGGCGAAATTATCACCGACCGACCGCTTTATAAGCCCGGCGATACGGTGCGGTATAAAGTTATTTTTCGCGAGGTCGACTTCGGGAATAAAACCATGGCCGCCGTTCCGGGATTGGAATTCGAGCTGGCTCTGTATCCGGAATATTGGGGGACCGGCGAGCCCTTATGGTCGACAACGGGCGTTACCGACGAGTACGGGACGTTTGCCGGGGAACTCGAGCTCCCCGCCGGCACGAAGCTCGGCAACCCGACGCTGCAGGCCAAGGTGACGGTAGAGGGTAACGATTATTACGCTTCGGGCTGGTTTTACTTATCCGAGTTCGAGAAGCCGGAATATGAATTAAAGTTAAAGCCGCTTAGGGATGATTACCTTTCGGGCGAGACGGTGGAGATAGAGGTGGGGGCTGCGTACTATTTCGGCGAGCCTATGGCCGGCGGCGTCGTGACGTACGACGTTAAATGCTCTACCTTCCGCGACGCGCGCACCGAAGAGGAGGTCATGTTGGTGGAGGGGGGCAAAGCGCGGTTAGACGAAGACGGCCGCGGCATAATCTCCTTTAAAACGCCGGGCGCGGCCGAACGCGACAATTCCCTCGAAATTAAAGTTAAGGCGGGGGACGAGACGGCCCATCTCGTTGAAGGTTCGGTCGGCGTATCGACGTACGCCGGCGACCGCCGCGTCCGAATTTCCGGGGAGGGTTACGAGTGCTTACGCGGCGAAAGGGCGGTACTCCTCATCGACGTTCAGGACCTCGACGGCGAATCCGTCGGCGGCGAAGTGAAGCTCGAGGCGTACGAGGAGATCCGTCCTTTCGCCGGAGACCCGAGACGGGGCGAGCTGCTGGCCGAGGCCGTAGTGCACGTACCGGCGGGTGAAGAGTTGCGTTACGAGCTCGAGCTGGACGACCCGCCTAACGAAGTCGTCGTCATAGGCCGAACCATCGGTACGAATGGCGGCGAACACGAGCAAGATATCCGTTTCGGTTTCGTCGACGAGCGCAAAAGGTCCTACGAGAGGCGGGACGTTACGGTTGAGGCCGGCGCCGAGCGCGCGGCAGTAGGCGACGACGTGGAAATTAAAATTAAATCTCTCGTGGAAGCTTCTTCCTGCCTCGCAGCCGTTTACGCCGACGAGGGTTCCCTGTCTGTACGCCGCGTCCCTTTGGTGCCGGGCGAGGAGGGATATACCGGTTCGTTCGCGTTAAAAATCGTACCCGATTACGAACCCCGCGTTACGGTACACGTCGTCGTCGCCGCCGGCGGGAAGTCGTGTTACGAAAATTGGTGTGGCGATACGGTAGAGGTCGAAAACCCTTCGGCTACGATTACGGTCGACGTGGCCGTTGATGGAACGTCGTACCGCCCGGGGGAAGAAGTCAACTTGCGGCTTAGCTGCCGCGCCGTGGACGGCTCGCCCGCGCCGGCGGACATATCGGTGGCCGCCGTGGACGAGGCGCTGTTGGCGTTGGCCGCGGACCAAACGAAGGACGTCCCGGCGGAATTTCGGCAAAAGCTATCGCGGCCGGCGAAGTGTAGGATTAACGATTCTTTCGGAAATCGGGGAGAGCTTGCCAAGGTCGTGTTTTCTTTCCCATATTACGAGTGGCCTTACGGCGCCACCGGTAGCGACTTCTTGCCCATTGACGTCGAGCGGTGGGGCCCGTCCGCCCGTTTGATAGAAAGGGTTTTCCTAAAAGAAATGTACAGTCCTTCTGTCGAATTATACTTGGACTTGGGGATGCAGGCCGAAGCCGCGGGCGAGGAGGGTTACGGCGAGGGGCTTGTTAAGGTCGGCGGCCGTCCCGAATTACCCGAACGCCTCCAGGGGCGGAACTTCGTTTTGCCGTACGCCGGTTACGGCCCCCGTCATCCCGAGCCGGGCGTGGCCGACCTGGGCGGCGAACCGTACGATTTGGTGGAGTCGGGCATAGGCGGCGGCGGGGGCGGAGGGGGCGGCTCTATGGAGGTCCGGCGGGACTTCGCCGATACGGCGTTCTGGGCGCCTAACGTAAAAACGAGCGGAGACGGTGACGCTTCCGTATCGTTCACCCTCCCCGATAACGTTACGACGTGGCGGGTGATGGCGCTCGCGATGGACAGGGGCCGGCGTTTCGGTTGGGCGTCGGATACGTTCGAAGTTAAAAAAGACGTCATCGCGCGCCTGAAGGCGCCGCGGTATTTCGTGGCCGGCGACGTGGCGCGGCTCACGGCGATAGGGCACAATTATCTCGCGGAGCCGCAGGAGCTGACGTTGGCCTTGGAGGAGGAGGGCTTGACGCACGTCGGCGGGGAAGCGACGGCGACGCGGACCGTGGAAACCGGCGGCAGGGAGGCGATGTACCATTGGGTGGAGGCTTCGCCCGTAAGCGAGGCCCGGGTGGTGACGTCCGCGTTTTGCGAGGCCGGGAGTGACGCCGCCGAATACAAGTTCCCCATATACCCTCGCGGCAGTAAGGTCCGGCAGGCGTACGCCGGTCGCCTCGGCGACGACGTGGCGCACACGATGACGGTGGCCGAGGGCGCCGTGCCGTCCTCGTTCGCGGGGGAGCTTATCCTGGCGCCGTCGCTGGCGGCAACGCTGAGCCACGGCCTGGGTTTCTACCGCGATTACCCGTACGATTGCGTTGAGCAGACGTTGAATCGATTCCGCGTGAACGCCGAGCTCGCCGCGGCCGCGGCCGACCTCGGTTTGGAGGAAACGACCTTAACGGAGGGGTTGTCGGACGCTGTGGCCGGCGGCGTTCGCAAGCTCCGCGAGACGCAAACGTCGAGCAGCCGCCTTTATTCCGGGGAGGAAAGGTCGGATAAAAGGTACGGTGGCGGGTGGCCGTGGTCGGCGGGTGGGCCGGAGTCGCCGTACGTGACCGCGTACATTTTGGATGGATTGCACAGCCTTCGGGAAAACCCGTTCGTCCCGGCGGCGACGGCCGACGACCTCGAGCGCTTATATTACAATTCCCGGGAATACGTCGAGCAGTATTTTAAAGATTGGCGTGTCGACCCGTCGTTCCAACCGGAGGCCGTTTCGCTGTACATCGCCGACGTCGCGTTGCGGACGGGCGCCGTCCCGCCGGACGACTTCACGGTCCGCAAGGTCGCGGATTACTACTTCGAGGCGCGGCCCGCGCAGGAGCCTATGGCGCTGGCGCTGCTGGCCTCGGTGCTCCACCAGATGGGCGACGACGAACGGCTGGCGGTCGTGATGCGCAACCTGGACAACGGCGCCCTGGTCGGCCCGGACGATACGGTATTTTGGGGCAAAGCTCCCGCGGAGACGTGGCGCTGGTGGGACGACGCCGTCGAGACGACGGCCAAAGTGCTGGAGGTAAAGCTGGCGTATCAACCGGACGACCCGAACATCCCCAGGATGGTGGATTGGCTCGTCGACCGGCGGCGCGGCGCGGCCTGGAAGTCCACCAAGGATTCCGCGGCGGCGGCGCTGGCGCTGATGAAGTATATCAAGGCCAACCCGGAACTGGCCGCGCCGATCGTCGCGTCGTACAAGTTCGGGACACGTGAGGGCGGCGTCGAGCTCGAGCCTGCGGCGTACGAAGCTCCGGCGGAGGCCGTGACGTTCGCGTGGGAGGACGTCGCCGTCGGCGACAACGACCTCGCAATTACGCGTACGTCCGGCGAGGGGCCGGCGTTCTATACGGCCGCGCTCGAGTACTACGTCGAGGCCGACGCCATCCCCGCCGTCGAGGGCTCCGTCACGCTCGAGCGTGAGTACTACGCCATCGAGCGCGAGTTTAAAAAGGGTAAAGTGAAAGAGAAGAAAAGGCCGCTCGACGGGCCGGTGAAGCTCGGCGAGGATATAGAAGTCGTACTCGAGATCAACTCGCCGTACGACTTCGACTACGTCGTGTTGGAAGACCCGAAGCCGGCCGGGTTCATCTACCTGGAGGATAAGTCCGGTTACAATTGGACCGCCGGGGCGTACGTCGAGCTGTGGAACAGGCAACGCGGCGCCCTGTTCGAACGGTTGCCGCGGGGCGAGACGGTGATGCGGTACCGCCTCCGCGCCGAGGTGCCCGGAACGTACACCGCGCTGCCGGCGCGGGTGTACGGCATGTATTCGCCCGACATCGGCTCGAGCACGGCCTCGGCGGTGGTGGAGGTGGGGGAGTAA
- a CDS encoding ABC transporter permease, whose translation MNFFSLLRLSVNSLRHHKSRSVLTALGIIIGVTTVIAILSLLEGLNRTIDQEFSALGTNTIYVQKMEFNIGSGRPRDFEEIAKRAELTMEDAEAIGRLPTVRAAVPTIENDVGTLTRGTYEADDCGLVGIAEGGDLTGNWVVLDGRFITPDDRQRRNMVCVIGSYVAENLFGDGEKPVGQTLDVDGHRYRVVGVLEEKGASFGRPQDNKVFIPISTSLKYYPIPEGRRAIFHGLEIEVLPNEGVPVETALEDVEEVLRLRRGLRYYEDNDFGLNTQESMLSSLNTITSILWMVMVGVASISLVVGGIGIMNIMLVSVAERTREIGIRKAVGARDRDVLIQFLLESITLSAFGGVIGIVLGLGVAGLVTALSSLDAAVVWWTIALGFGFSATVGILFGIYPARKASRLNPIEAIRYE comes from the coding sequence ATGAACTTCTTCTCGTTGCTGCGGCTCTCCGTGAATTCCCTGCGCCACCACAAGTCGCGCTCGGTCCTTACGGCGCTGGGGATAATTATCGGCGTGACCACCGTTATCGCGATCCTCTCGTTGCTGGAGGGACTCAACCGGACCATCGACCAGGAGTTCTCCGCGTTGGGAACGAACACGATCTACGTTCAGAAAATGGAGTTCAATATCGGCTCGGGGCGCCCCCGGGATTTCGAAGAGATAGCTAAAAGGGCCGAGCTCACGATGGAGGACGCCGAAGCTATCGGCCGGCTCCCCACGGTCCGGGCCGCGGTGCCGACCATTGAAAACGACGTGGGGACGCTCACGCGCGGGACGTACGAGGCCGACGATTGCGGCCTCGTCGGCATCGCCGAGGGCGGCGACCTCACCGGAAATTGGGTGGTGTTGGACGGGCGTTTCATAACGCCGGACGACCGCCAACGCCGGAATATGGTATGCGTTATCGGCTCGTACGTCGCCGAAAATTTATTCGGGGACGGTGAGAAACCGGTGGGTCAAACCCTCGACGTGGACGGCCACCGTTACCGCGTCGTCGGCGTATTGGAAGAGAAAGGCGCCTCGTTCGGGAGGCCCCAGGACAACAAGGTCTTTATCCCGATATCCACTTCGCTCAAGTACTATCCCATCCCGGAGGGGCGCAGGGCCATATTCCACGGGTTGGAGATCGAGGTCTTGCCGAACGAGGGCGTCCCGGTCGAAACCGCCCTCGAGGACGTCGAAGAGGTGCTCCGCCTCCGGCGCGGCCTCCGTTATTATGAAGACAACGACTTCGGCCTCAATACCCAGGAATCCATGCTCTCGTCGTTGAACACCATCACGTCGATATTGTGGATGGTGATGGTGGGGGTGGCGTCGATATCGCTCGTCGTCGGCGGCATCGGCATTATGAACATCATGCTGGTATCCGTGGCCGAGCGGACCCGGGAAATAGGCATCCGCAAAGCGGTGGGCGCCCGCGACCGCGACGTACTAATCCAGTTCCTGCTCGAGTCGATCACGCTATCCGCTTTCGGCGGCGTCATCGGAATCGTCCTGGGCCTCGGCGTCGCGGGCCTGGTCACGGCCTTATCGTCGCTGGACGCCGCGGTCGTCTGGTGGACCATCGCGTTGGGCTTCGGGTTCTCGGCGACGGTGGGGATCCTGTTCGGCATATACCCCGCCCGGAAAGCCTCCCGCCTCAACCCCATCGAGGCGATAAGGTACGAGTAG
- a CDS encoding ABC transporter ATP-binding protein, producing MGVSKVYDAGPIAVQALAEIDLEISEGDYVAIMGPSGSGKSTLMHILGCLDAPTAGSYFLKGREVSGFDNNQLARVRSRDVGFVFQRFNLLPRLTAAQNVELPLLYGKVPGDRREEIVADMLAKVGLTDRGQHRPNELSGGEVQRVAVARALANDPAMILADEPSGNLDSKSEDELMALLDDLNDAGRTLIVVTHEDSVARHAKRVVTLRDGRVV from the coding sequence GTGGGCGTCTCCAAGGTTTACGACGCCGGGCCGATAGCCGTTCAGGCGCTCGCGGAAATTGACCTCGAGATCTCGGAAGGGGATTACGTGGCCATCATGGGCCCTTCCGGCTCGGGCAAGTCCACGCTTATGCACATCCTCGGGTGCCTCGATGCGCCGACGGCGGGTTCCTACTTCCTCAAAGGTCGCGAGGTCTCCGGGTTCGACAATAACCAACTGGCCCGCGTGCGCAGTCGCGACGTCGGCTTCGTCTTCCAGCGATTCAACCTCCTCCCCCGGCTCACCGCGGCCCAGAACGTGGAGCTGCCCCTCTTGTACGGCAAGGTCCCGGGGGACCGGCGCGAAGAAATCGTGGCCGACATGCTGGCCAAAGTGGGTTTGACGGACCGGGGGCAACACAGACCCAACGAGCTCTCCGGCGGCGAGGTCCAGCGGGTGGCGGTCGCCCGGGCGCTGGCCAACGACCCCGCCATGATCCTCGCGGACGAGCCGAGCGGCAACCTCGATTCCAAGAGCGAGGACGAGTTAATGGCGCTGTTGGACGACCTCAACGACGCGGGCAGGACCCTTATCGTTGTGACTCACGAGGACAGCGTCGCCCGTCACGCGAAGCGGGTAGTTACGTTGCGAGACGGGAGGGTGGTATGA
- a CDS encoding Spy/CpxP family protein refolding chaperone produces MTKNRLPVVVGLMVVLAAAAGARHAGFGPEGAPGPKGAFIQDLSDEQRTAIREITLKHRKEMIPLRAEMETRNLELQELVGADADKDAIFAKLDEIGALRTEMMKKRMAMQLEIRAQLTDEQKEMFDQKHMMMGHMGAGGGRGPGPGGGPFE; encoded by the coding sequence ATGACGAAAAACAGGTTACCCGTCGTAGTCGGCCTGATGGTAGTCTTGGCGGCCGCGGCGGGCGCACGGCACGCGGGTTTCGGCCCGGAAGGCGCTCCGGGTCCCAAGGGCGCGTTTATACAGGACCTGAGCGACGAGCAGCGGACCGCCATCCGCGAGATAACCCTCAAACACCGGAAAGAGATGATCCCGCTGCGTGCCGAGATGGAGACCAGGAACCTCGAGCTGCAGGAACTGGTCGGGGCGGACGCCGACAAAGACGCGATATTCGCCAAGCTCGACGAGATCGGCGCGCTGCGCACCGAGATGATGAAGAAGCGGATGGCGATGCAGCTCGAGATCCGCGCGCAGCTGACCGACGAGCAGAAAGAAATGTTTGACCAGAAGCATATGATGATGGGGCATATGGGCGCCGGCGGCGGACGCGGCCCCGGCCCCGGCGGCGGGCCCTTCGAGTAA
- a CDS encoding zf-HC2 domain-containing protein, which translates to MTCIEEKKLSAYLDGELPPEDSAALEEHLTRCAACREELSRLEFVSEALELLEGAEPDPYFAPRLKRLAVAERGRGWARRVLVPAAAAAAAALSLVLGGFLGRALYAEPNGASLAANGELVEYLGVAPVEDFPDGSLGEAWGEVLVEGDNG; encoded by the coding sequence ATGACCTGCATAGAAGAAAAAAAGCTCTCGGCCTACCTGGACGGCGAACTGCCGCCCGAGGATAGCGCGGCGCTTGAGGAACACCTTACGCGCTGCGCGGCCTGCCGGGAAGAGCTGTCCCGTCTCGAGTTCGTGTCGGAAGCCCTCGAGTTACTGGAAGGCGCGGAGCCGGACCCGTACTTCGCGCCCCGCCTCAAGCGGCTCGCCGTGGCCGAGCGAGGTAGGGGTTGGGCGAGGCGGGTACTCGTGCCCGCGGCGGCGGCCGCCGCGGCCGCGTTATCGCTGGTCCTGGGCGGCTTTCTGGGGAGGGCGTTGTACGCGGAGCCGAACGGCGCCTCGTTGGCGGCCAACGGCGAGCTCGTCGAGTACCTCGGCGTCGCGCCGGTGGAGGATTTCCCCGACGGCTCGTTGGGCGAGGCGTGGGGAGAGGTTTTGGTGGAAGGAGACAACGGATGA